The Xanthomonas sontii genome contains a region encoding:
- a CDS encoding S8 family serine peptidase: MSGTMFAKKRLSALVRLGALIGLSLSSSVHAQAPTNDPLSAQQWNLSAIRAPQAWALAPANGQKIRIATIDSGYSGHPDITWAQDGSGRDFYRGINGGNPNEDGGFAHGTHTAGIIGAKTQNGQGVAGVCPQCEILSSRIYQGVSDANLAAAIKVAVQSGARVVNLSLADPTSTCDDYQYTNRAISQALVAGVSIVASAGNHNAPGIIYDQAASGSWVDVAHVRPASCPGVISVGATDQMNLEAPYTNGGASLTLMAPGGGATRDEGVYGAGLGDCPGIVNPISQVNAVTRVGVLSAWAVKNGDGLTSCYRFLSGTSMSAPHVSGTIGLMLSANPALTPDQIKNILKSTATPMACADNRCGAGLLNAEAAVNWARSMVGNGKIPGPCLYNFGDDSLRPTACVLDAIDEGPDGTESVIAYGHLWKFDTQGQHSARPAPLSAVPRYAAGNGPCTQEFVGSHYACKFETRTEVDYPGVGYLESITAYGRYWNFDANGQPFGPQGGELKDVPRYAAGPCQGKNPCVFDTRSLVVFPEWGGLVESVNAYGQYWMWDANGNLLASGPLQSVARYQQICNYGPAGEACKFDTRELKSNRHEVITAYGRYFEFNGETLIQNTALADMPRFN, encoded by the coding sequence ATGTCTGGAACAATGTTCGCAAAGAAACGTTTGTCTGCCCTAGTACGCTTAGGGGCATTGATAGGACTTTCACTAAGTAGCTCGGTCCACGCACAGGCGCCTACCAACGATCCGCTTTCGGCGCAGCAATGGAATCTTTCCGCGATTCGCGCACCGCAAGCCTGGGCGCTGGCGCCAGCGAATGGCCAGAAGATTCGAATTGCCACGATCGATTCTGGGTATTCCGGACACCCGGATATTACGTGGGCCCAGGATGGAAGCGGTAGAGATTTCTATCGCGGAATAAATGGAGGTAACCCCAATGAAGATGGCGGGTTTGCACATGGAACCCATACGGCCGGAATCATTGGCGCTAAAACACAAAATGGACAAGGTGTCGCCGGTGTCTGCCCACAGTGCGAGATTCTTTCGAGCAGAATCTATCAGGGCGTCAGTGATGCTAACCTGGCTGCAGCGATCAAGGTTGCAGTCCAATCTGGCGCAAGGGTCGTCAATCTAAGTCTGGCGGACCCGACCAGTACTTGTGACGACTACCAGTACACTAATCGTGCCATCTCCCAGGCGCTGGTCGCGGGCGTTTCGATCGTAGCTTCGGCTGGTAACCACAATGCGCCAGGGATAATCTACGACCAAGCAGCTTCCGGCTCGTGGGTCGATGTGGCTCATGTGCGGCCAGCTTCTTGTCCCGGAGTCATCTCTGTCGGGGCGACCGATCAGATGAATCTTGAGGCCCCTTACACCAATGGCGGGGCATCGTTGACGTTGATGGCGCCTGGTGGCGGCGCGACTCGCGATGAAGGGGTTTATGGCGCTGGACTAGGTGATTGTCCCGGGATAGTAAATCCAATTTCGCAGGTCAACGCTGTGACGAGGGTCGGCGTGCTCTCTGCTTGGGCGGTGAAAAACGGCGATGGATTGACGTCGTGTTATCGCTTTCTTTCGGGAACCTCAATGTCGGCGCCACACGTCAGTGGGACGATCGGATTGATGTTATCTGCGAATCCTGCGCTGACGCCCGATCAGATCAAGAACATCCTGAAAAGCACGGCGACGCCGATGGCCTGCGCTGACAACCGGTGTGGTGCGGGCTTGCTAAACGCAGAGGCGGCCGTTAACTGGGCTCGTTCAATGGTAGGAAATGGAAAGATTCCCGGTCCATGCCTGTACAATTTCGGCGATGATTCGCTTCGGCCGACTGCGTGTGTGCTTGACGCGATTGATGAAGGCCCTGATGGCACTGAGTCTGTGATTGCCTATGGTCATCTATGGAAGTTCGATACCCAGGGACAGCATTCGGCAAGGCCAGCGCCGCTGAGTGCCGTGCCGCGTTATGCAGCCGGAAACGGACCATGTACGCAGGAATTTGTGGGCTCTCATTATGCGTGCAAGTTCGAAACTCGCACTGAAGTGGACTACCCGGGTGTGGGCTATCTTGAATCAATTACCGCTTACGGTCGCTACTGGAACTTCGACGCCAACGGCCAGCCGTTTGGTCCGCAGGGTGGAGAACTGAAAGACGTCCCGCGGTATGCGGCTGGCCCTTGCCAAGGAAAGAATCCCTGCGTGTTCGACACGCGCTCGCTGGTCGTGTTCCCGGAGTGGGGCGGTCTGGTCGAGTCGGTCAACGCGTACGGGCAGTACTGGATGTGGGACGCCAACGGCAATCTGCTTGCTTCCGGCCCGTTGCAGAGCGTTGCGCGCTATCAGCAGATCTGCAATTACGGGCCGGCAGGCGAGGCGTGCAAGTTCGACACGCGTGAGCTCAAAAGCAATCGGCATGAGGTGATCACCGCCTATGGCCGTTACTTCGAGTTCAATGGCGAGACGCTGATCCAGAACACGGCGCTGGCGGACATGCCGCGGTTCAACTGA
- the cydC gene encoding thiol reductant ABC exporter subunit CydC produces the protein MSGTRDSLRGVFGRHLGRLLLTALLVLCTMLAGVGLLGLSGGFLTAAALAGAVGMGSGFNFFSPSAGIRALTFARIASRYGEKLVGHDATLRIARDLRVWFFRRALPLAPARLGASRTGELLARLMSDIGEVDGLVVRALAPLAALLGVGTIGIAAAAAIHGPAALVLTALALAIGLGVPWVVARGGEARERARAQQREALRTLAYEGLEGAADLAALDAQAAWIARVDASAQALRSEDRRQRQRLIGGNALHALCAALGLLAMLWVALGAARADAISAEQAAGLVFLTVALLEVWAGAGLAWQALQSGRVAARRLQAIAGQAPPVLDPAQPRSLPATGEVQFDDVVFAWPGEARRVLDGVSLRIAPGERIALSGDSGSGKTTLSALLLRLWDPQQGSVRFAGTDLREVAEAHWHRRVAWLPQGAPVFAGSVRDNLRLGDPSADDARLQRVLADVRLDAWLHEVGGLDAWLGENGATMSAGQARRLALARALLREAPLLVLDEPTEGLDVDTAQALLRDLAQALGQRSLLLISHDALPEGVVHVRYRLQDGRLVRSVEASGDDTV, from the coding sequence ATGAGCGGCACCCGCGACAGCTTGCGCGGCGTGTTCGGCCGCCATCTCGGCCGGCTGCTGCTGACCGCGCTGCTGGTGCTGTGCACGATGCTGGCCGGGGTCGGGCTGCTCGGCCTGTCCGGCGGCTTCCTCACCGCCGCGGCGCTGGCCGGCGCGGTCGGCATGGGCAGCGGCTTCAACTTCTTCTCACCGTCGGCCGGCATTCGCGCACTGACCTTCGCGCGCATCGCCTCGCGCTACGGCGAAAAGCTGGTCGGACACGACGCGACCCTGCGCATCGCCCGCGACCTGCGGGTGTGGTTCTTCCGCCGCGCACTGCCGCTGGCACCGGCACGGCTCGGCGCCAGCCGCACCGGCGAACTGCTGGCACGGCTGATGTCGGACATCGGCGAGGTTGACGGCCTGGTGGTGCGCGCGCTGGCGCCGCTGGCCGCACTGCTCGGCGTCGGCACGATCGGCATTGCCGCGGCAGCGGCGATCCACGGGCCGGCGGCGCTGGTGCTGACCGCGCTGGCGTTGGCGATCGGGCTCGGCGTGCCGTGGGTGGTGGCGCGCGGCGGCGAGGCCCGCGAACGCGCACGCGCGCAGCAGCGCGAAGCCTTGCGCACCCTGGCCTACGAAGGGCTGGAGGGCGCCGCCGACCTGGCCGCGCTCGACGCGCAAGCCGCCTGGATCGCGCGCGTGGATGCCAGCGCACAGGCGCTGCGCAGCGAAGACCGGCGCCAGCGGCAGCGGTTGATCGGCGGCAACGCGCTGCACGCGCTGTGCGCGGCGCTGGGCCTGCTGGCGATGCTGTGGGTGGCGCTGGGTGCGGCGCGTGCCGACGCGATCAGCGCCGAACAGGCCGCCGGCCTGGTGTTCCTGACCGTGGCCCTGCTCGAGGTCTGGGCCGGGGCCGGCCTGGCCTGGCAGGCGCTGCAGTCCGGCCGCGTCGCCGCGCGGCGCCTGCAGGCGATCGCCGGGCAGGCGCCACCGGTGCTAGACCCGGCGCAACCGCGTTCGCTGCCGGCGACCGGCGAGGTGCAGTTCGATGACGTGGTGTTCGCCTGGCCGGGCGAGGCGCGGCGCGTACTCGACGGTGTGTCCCTGCGCATCGCGCCGGGCGAGCGCATCGCCCTCTCCGGCGACAGCGGCAGCGGCAAGACCACCCTGTCGGCGCTGCTGCTGCGGCTGTGGGACCCGCAACAGGGCAGCGTCCGCTTCGCCGGCACGGATTTGCGCGAGGTCGCCGAGGCGCACTGGCATCGCCGCGTCGCCTGGCTGCCGCAGGGCGCGCCGGTGTTCGCCGGCAGCGTGCGCGACAATCTGCGCCTGGGCGATCCATCGGCCGACGATGCGCGCCTGCAGCGGGTACTGGCCGACGTGCGGCTCGACGCCTGGCTGCACGAAGTCGGTGGCCTCGACGCCTGGCTCGGCGAAAACGGCGCCACCATGTCCGCCGGCCAGGCGCGGCGCCTGGCCCTGGCCCGTGCTCTGCTGCGCGAGGCACCGCTGCTGGTGCTGGACGAACCCACCGAAGGCCTGGACGTGGACACCGCGCAGGCGCTGCTGCGCGACCTGGCGCAGGCGCTGGGCCAGCGCAGCCTGCTGCTGATCAGTCACGATGCGCTGCCAGAGGGAGTGGTGCATGTGCGTTATCGGTTGCAGGACGGGCGGCTCGTGCGCAGCGTCGAAGCGTCGGGCGATGACACGGTGTGA
- the cydD gene encoding thiol reductant ABC exporter subunit CydD: MRWLEALAVAARGRQRLAAAAISASGALLIVQAGAIAWLVQALLVERRDLAQALPALGLLALVLVLRAGLGVAAQRAAGDVADAAKLELRRRVYRQLLQRGPLWLRGQRNGELGELLLAHGDALDGYYAGYRPARWEVSVVPLLIVLAVAWSDWVVGLILLFTAPLVPIFMMLVGWGAEAAGRRQLRELARMGGHFADRLKGLGLLRLYGRGDDELRGIAAAAEGVRERTLKVLRIAFLSSTVLEFFASVSVAIVALYLGLSYLGMIALHGSVPTLGTGVFCLLLAPEFYAPLRRLAAHYHDRANALAAAAEVERLLESLPQATDAPAAHAEGAVVPNDAAAEAMPVAAPSTSASREVPLLQARALHLRPLGARCDAVQGLDVDLHAGQRLALVGPSGSGKSTLLEALAGWLPPRAGTLQVRKGLRIGYAGQRPYLFHGSIADNLRLADPQASAAQLHAAAEAAQVLRFAARLPQGLDTPIGERGFGLSGGEARRIGLARLLLRDPELLLLDEPTAFLDADTEADLLRTLAEFARGRSVIVATHSEAAMRWADTVLRLPARNASAATQGAQP, from the coding sequence ATGCGCTGGCTGGAGGCCCTGGCCGTGGCCGCGCGCGGCCGCCAGCGCCTGGCTGCGGCGGCGATCAGCGCGTCCGGCGCGCTGCTGATCGTGCAGGCCGGCGCCATCGCCTGGCTGGTGCAGGCGCTGCTGGTCGAACGCCGTGACCTGGCGCAGGCACTGCCGGCCTTGGGCCTGCTGGCGCTGGTGTTGGTCCTGCGCGCCGGGCTCGGCGTCGCCGCGCAGCGGGCTGCCGGCGATGTCGCCGATGCGGCCAAACTCGAATTGCGTCGGCGCGTGTACCGGCAACTGCTGCAGCGCGGGCCGCTGTGGCTGCGTGGGCAGCGCAACGGCGAACTCGGCGAACTGCTGCTGGCGCATGGCGATGCGCTGGATGGCTACTACGCCGGCTACCGGCCCGCGCGCTGGGAAGTGAGCGTGGTGCCGCTGCTGATCGTGCTGGCGGTGGCGTGGAGCGACTGGGTGGTCGGTCTGATCCTGTTGTTCACCGCGCCGCTGGTGCCGATCTTCATGATGCTGGTGGGCTGGGGCGCCGAGGCCGCCGGTCGCCGTCAGTTGCGCGAACTGGCGCGGATGGGCGGGCACTTCGCCGACCGCCTCAAGGGCCTGGGCCTGTTGCGCCTGTACGGGCGCGGCGACGACGAACTGCGCGGGATCGCCGCTGCCGCCGAGGGCGTGCGCGAGCGCACGCTGAAAGTGCTGCGCATCGCGTTCCTGTCGTCCACCGTGCTGGAGTTCTTCGCCTCGGTCAGCGTGGCGATCGTCGCGCTGTACCTGGGCCTGAGCTACCTCGGCATGATCGCCCTGCACGGCAGCGTGCCGACCCTGGGCACCGGCGTGTTCTGCCTGCTGCTGGCGCCGGAGTTCTATGCGCCGCTGCGGCGCCTGGCCGCGCATTACCACGACCGCGCCAATGCGCTGGCCGCGGCGGCCGAGGTGGAGCGCCTGCTGGAAAGCCTGCCGCAGGCCACGGATGCGCCGGCTGCGCACGCCGAGGGGGCCGTCGTGCCGAACGACGCCGCTGCCGAGGCAATGCCCGTCGCCGCGCCTTCCACAAGCGCGTCGCGCGAGGTACCGCTGCTGCAGGCGCGCGCGCTGCATCTGCGGCCGCTGGGTGCGCGCTGCGACGCGGTGCAGGGCCTGGATGTCGATCTGCATGCCGGACAGCGCCTGGCCCTGGTCGGCCCCAGTGGCAGCGGCAAGAGCACGCTGCTGGAAGCGCTGGCCGGGTGGCTGCCGCCGCGTGCCGGTACCTTGCAGGTGCGCAAGGGACTGCGCATCGGCTACGCCGGGCAGCGGCCGTATCTGTTCCACGGCAGCATCGCCGACAACCTGCGCCTGGCCGATCCGCAGGCCAGCGCTGCGCAACTGCATGCCGCCGCCGAGGCGGCGCAGGTGCTGCGCTTCGCCGCGCGTCTGCCGCAGGGGCTGGACACGCCGATCGGCGAGCGTGGTTTCGGCCTGTCCGGCGGCGAGGCGCGGCGCATCGGCCTGGCGCGACTGTTGCTGCGCGATCCGGAACTGCTGTTGCTGGACGAACCGACCGCGTTCCTGGATGCGGACACCGAGGCGGACCTGCTGCGCACGCTGGCGGAGTTCGCCCGCGGCCGCAGCGTGATCGTCGCCACCCACAGCGAGGCGGCGATGCGCTGGGCCGATACCGTGCTGCGGTTGCCGGCCCGCAACGCCTCCGCCGCGACCCAGGGAGCGCAACCATGA